In a genomic window of beta proteobacterium MWH-UniP1:
- a CDS encoding TonB-dependent receptor, translated as MSKKSPLVASALALAVSSAFAQSATGSNNPLYQLASLDPVVVSAARYEQPLSAVLPSVSVITRDEIEKSQAPTLADLLQGEAGFEFGRNGGLGSITSFFLRGQDSKGVVVLIDGARAPVDGIGALRITDFPLSQIDRVEILRGNSGALYGEAAVGGVISIFTRASNGAPSAYGSAMYGSRDTHEVTAGFGGMTGSYKFNVTVGSYDTAGFSAMNSSNSKVNPDKDGYKKDYASLSFEKQLTPSVTVGLRAHSTKTNADYDSKDDTASTEHYEKKDTDIFSVYSKMSITDSLDSSIDFYNSEVESKNFKNSADNGRYKSINSGVRWSNGYEVSGSSVLSFGVDLAQERHHQYYDPYEDPYDVDKDTSALFAGLTVKRGPLTVQGNVRRDFIDIKRNDASSRSESEQNNTSKLFGVGYQLTDTSKLTSTWSSGFRAPSAYDVSTNKDIKSEKYKSAEIGFVFSNKDNYARVVYFDTSTDNAIDYDWNQWPSPAINILKTENKGFEFTLKSVWQGNNIRLSAVSQDPKNVATGEQLSRRAKYYGTFDISRRLLGYEVGGRLYASGSRDDSEWNTTRLGGYGVFSLYADRSLATNLVARLRFENVFDKQYEIAGGYNSVPRGVFLTVQYQPKN; from the coding sequence ATGTCGAAGAAGTCTCCCTTGGTCGCAAGTGCGCTCGCACTCGCGGTGTCGTCTGCTTTTGCGCAGAGCGCAACTGGTTCAAACAATCCCCTATATCAACTGGCGTCGCTAGACCCTGTGGTGGTGAGTGCGGCGCGATATGAGCAACCACTTTCAGCGGTGCTTCCCTCGGTTTCGGTAATTACGCGCGATGAAATTGAGAAGTCACAGGCTCCGACGCTTGCCGATTTGCTTCAGGGTGAGGCAGGTTTTGAGTTTGGTAGAAACGGGGGGCTTGGATCAATAACATCTTTTTTTCTACGGGGTCAGGACAGCAAGGGGGTAGTTGTTCTCATCGATGGTGCACGTGCTCCAGTCGATGGTATCGGCGCGTTACGGATCACTGATTTTCCTCTTTCGCAAATCGACCGAGTGGAAATTTTAAGAGGAAATTCCGGAGCGTTATACGGGGAAGCAGCCGTAGGCGGGGTGATAAGTATTTTTACCCGGGCAAGCAATGGAGCACCATCGGCTTATGGATCTGCAATGTACGGGTCACGTGACACACATGAAGTAACAGCCGGCTTCGGTGGTATGACCGGGAGTTATAAATTCAATGTGACTGTTGGTTCTTACGACACTGCTGGATTCTCTGCAATGAATTCGTCAAATAGTAAGGTCAATCCAGATAAAGACGGATACAAAAAAGACTACGCTTCTTTAAGTTTTGAAAAACAATTGACGCCATCGGTCACTGTCGGATTGCGCGCACATAGTACAAAAACAAATGCGGACTACGACAGCAAAGATGACACTGCTTCAACCGAGCATTATGAAAAAAAAGACACAGATATTTTTTCTGTTTATTCGAAAATGTCAATTACAGATAGTTTGGACAGCTCTATCGATTTTTATAACTCGGAAGTTGAATCAAAAAATTTCAAAAATAGCGCAGATAATGGTAGATATAAATCAATAAATAGTGGGGTGAGATGGTCTAACGGGTATGAGGTTAGCGGATCATCTGTTTTGAGCTTCGGGGTGGATTTGGCTCAAGAGCGTCATCACCAATACTATGATCCGTACGAAGATCCGTATGATGTAGACAAAGATACTTCAGCGTTATTCGCCGGTCTGACGGTGAAGCGTGGCCCGTTGACAGTACAGGGCAACGTTCGGCGCGATTTTATTGACATAAAACGAAATGATGCGTCTTCCAGGTCAGAGTCTGAACAAAACAACACCTCAAAGCTGTTTGGTGTGGGCTATCAGTTGACAGATACTTCAAAACTAACGAGTACTTGGTCATCTGGGTTTCGAGCACCAAGCGCATACGATGTATCAACAAACAAAGACATTAAGTCTGAAAAATACAAGTCTGCAGAGATTGGGTTTGTATTTTCAAACAAAGACAACTATGCAAGGGTCGTATATTTTGATACCTCGACCGACAATGCAATCGACTATGACTGGAATCAATGGCCATCACCTGCGATTAATATTCTCAAAACAGAAAACAAAGGATTTGAGTTCACACTTAAGTCTGTGTGGCAAGGTAACAACATAAGATTGTCTGCTGTTTCCCAAGACCCCAAAAATGTAGCGACAGGAGAGCAGCTCTCTCGGCGTGCAAAATACTATGGCACCTTTGATATATCTCGTCGATTGTTAGGTTACGAAGTCGGGGGGCGGTTGTATGCGTCGGGTAGTCGCGACGATTCCGAGTGGAATACGACTCGTTTGGGTGGATACGGTGTCTTCTCTCTGTACGCGGATCGAAGCCTAGCGACCAATTTGGTTGCTAGGTTAAGGTTTGAAAACGTATTTGACAAGCAATATG
- a CDS encoding VOC family protein, whose translation MHPFHLAFPVDDLAKARAFYGGILGCPEGRSSDEWIDFNLFGHQIVAHLAKGEAKNDAHNDVDGKQVPVRHFGIVLSMPEFHAMADRLKAAGIQFVIEPYVRFKGEVGEQATMFFLDPSGNAIEFKAMANPDYLFAK comes from the coding sequence ATGCACCCATTTCATTTGGCATTTCCCGTAGACGATCTGGCAAAGGCACGCGCTTTTTATGGCGGTATTCTGGGCTGCCCCGAGGGTCGCAGCTCCGACGAGTGGATTGATTTCAATCTGTTTGGCCATCAGATCGTTGCCCATCTGGCCAAGGGCGAAGCCAAGAATGACGCCCACAATGATGTGGATGGCAAACAGGTGCCGGTCCGCCACTTTGGCATCGTGCTGTCCATGCCAGAGTTTCACGCCATGGCAGATCGGCTCAAGGCCGCCGGGATTCAGTTTGTGATTGAGCCCTATGTCCGCTTTAAGGGTGAAGTGGGCGAGCAGGCCACCATGTTCTTTCTGGACCCATCGGGCAACGCCATCGAATTCAAGGCCATGGCCAACCCGGACTATCTGTTCGCCAAATAA
- a CDS encoding alpha/beta hydrolase, with protein sequence MNRIRLSLLLFIPLLLTGCSGLGVLNSMTPAPAVPVVTVSYGQSDRQKVDLYPAAVDAPLVGSGPISGAQAKAAPTNMNSLRPIVMFFYGGAWHTGSRQDYRFVAKSFTDMGYVVAIPDYRLTPEVVYPEFLRDSAAAFQAVVANAKQLGGDPDRIILAGHSAGAYNAAMLAMDSRWLPVQDRKRIRGFIGLASPVNFLPIQMPEARRAFSWPNTPKDTQPIEHVSKDVPPMLLITAAEDPLVDPDINSRAMAKRLTEVGVPVWVETYPGPLGLINHANLVATLSPTFSFLAPTLEKSREFIERVVR encoded by the coding sequence GTGAACCGAATCAGACTTTCTTTGCTGCTGTTCATTCCTTTGCTGCTGACAGGCTGCTCGGGGTTGGGTGTGTTGAACTCCATGACGCCAGCGCCCGCTGTGCCGGTGGTTACGGTGAGCTACGGCCAGTCTGATCGCCAGAAGGTGGATCTTTATCCGGCGGCTGTTGATGCCCCATTGGTGGGGAGCGGCCCGATCAGCGGTGCCCAGGCAAAGGCCGCGCCAACCAATATGAACTCGCTTCGGCCAATCGTGATGTTTTTTTATGGTGGTGCTTGGCACACGGGGTCGCGGCAGGACTATCGGTTTGTGGCGAAGTCGTTTACCGACATGGGCTATGTGGTGGCTATTCCGGACTATCGGCTCACGCCGGAAGTGGTCTACCCCGAGTTTCTTCGCGATAGTGCGGCTGCGTTTCAGGCAGTGGTTGCCAATGCCAAGCAGCTTGGCGGCGACCCAGACAGAATTATTCTGGCGGGCCACTCGGCTGGCGCTTATAACGCCGCCATGCTCGCGATGGATTCCCGTTGGTTGCCTGTGCAAGATCGCAAACGAATTCGGGGCTTTATTGGTTTGGCGTCTCCTGTGAATTTCCTGCCGATTCAAATGCCCGAGGCGCGGCGGGCTTTCAGCTGGCCCAATACGCCGAAAGACACTCAGCCGATTGAGCATGTCTCTAAAGATGTGCCGCCCATGTTGCTGATTACAGCGGCAGAAGACCCACTGGTTGATCCCGATATCAACTCCAGGGCGATGGCCAAGCGTTTAACCGAGGTTGGTGTGCCGGTCTGGGTCGAGACCTATCCCGGGCCCCTGGGTCTGATCAACCACGCCAATCTGGTGGCCACCTTGTCGCCAACTTTTTCCTTTCTGGCGCCAACCCTTGAAAAGTCTAGGGAATTTATCGAGCGGGTAGTGCGGTAA
- a CDS encoding response regulator transcription factor, which produces MRHSILIVEDDPVFRGELEEYLQTCGYLVKSVATMKEADAALSQQFDILFLDINLPDGSGLEFCKRVRPYLAAGIVVCTGRSERELRIQGLNEGADAYLVKPVEPDEIQATITSLLRRLSMPVSSPMVSSSLMVVWALDTARQVLSVSGQPDLHVSRREAMLLAELFRSPQQLATREAIFKVFELAGSPMTGPSLEVMVSRLRKKVLDRTGQAFPLISNYGEGYVFGGHSRLL; this is translated from the coding sequence ATGAGACATTCGATCTTGATCGTCGAAGACGATCCGGTTTTCCGTGGCGAGCTAGAGGAATATCTGCAGACATGTGGTTATCTGGTGAAATCAGTGGCCACCATGAAGGAAGCGGACGCGGCACTCTCGCAGCAATTCGATATTCTGTTTCTCGACATCAATCTGCCGGATGGCAGCGGGCTTGAGTTCTGTAAGCGTGTTCGGCCATATCTTGCTGCTGGCATTGTGGTTTGCACTGGCCGAAGTGAACGAGAGCTACGCATACAGGGTTTAAACGAAGGTGCTGACGCCTATCTGGTCAAGCCAGTGGAACCCGATGAAATACAGGCCACAATAACTAGTCTGCTGCGCCGACTTTCAATGCCGGTATCGTCGCCCATGGTGAGTTCGTCGCTGATGGTGGTCTGGGCATTGGATACGGCCCGACAAGTCTTATCGGTGAGTGGCCAGCCGGACTTGCATGTGAGTCGCCGCGAGGCGATGCTATTGGCAGAACTCTTTCGAAGTCCCCAGCAGCTGGCCACCCGCGAGGCGATTTTCAAAGTCTTTGAGCTTGCCGGTTCGCCCATGACTGGACCAAGCCTGGAAGTCATGGTGAGTCGGCTCAGAAAAAAGGTCTTGGACCGCACCGGTCAAGCCTTTCCGCTGATCTCCAACTATGGCGAGGGCTATGTCTTTGGTGGCCATAGTCGTCTGCTTTAG